The Streptomyces sp. RKND-216 genomic sequence ACACTGCAGGTGATGGTCACCGCCGGGCACGAGACCACCATCAGCCTCATCGTCAGCGCGGTGGTGGCGCTGCTCACGCACCCGGAGCAGCTGGCCATGGTGCGGGACGGCCGGGTCGGCTGGGACGAGGTCATCGAGGAGACGCTGCGCTGGTCGGCGCCCACCTCGCACGTGCTGATCCGGTTCGCCACCGAGGACGTGGCCGTCGGGGACACGGTGATTCCGCAGGGCGACGCGGTGATCATGTCGTACGGGGCGATCGGGCACGACACGGAGCAGCACGGGGAGGACGCCGACCGCTTCGACGTCACGCGCTCCCCGAACCGGCACCTGTCGTTCGGGCACGGGCCGCACGTGTGCCCGGGGGCGGGGCTGTCACGGCTGGAGGCGCGGATCGCGCTGCCCGCGCTGTTCGAGCGGTTCCCCGGGCTGGAGCTGGCCGTGCCGGCGACCGAGCTGCGAAACAAGCCGACGGTGACGCAGAACGAGCTGTACGCGTTGCCGGTGCGGCTGGGGGTCTGAGCGCGCGGAGAGCGGGCCTCAGCGGGCCATGATGAGGCTCATGGCCTCGGAGCGGGTGGCGGGGTCGCGGAGCTGGCCGCGAACGGCGGAGGTGAGGGTCTTCGCGCCGGGCTTGCGCACCCCGCGCATGGTCATGCACATGTGCTCGCACTCGATCACGACGATGACACCGCGCGGTTCAAGGATCTCCATCAGGGAGTCGGCGACCTGCGTGGTGAGCCGCTCCTGCACCTGGGGGCGGCGGGCGTAGACGTCGACCAGACGGGCCAGCTTGGACAGGCCGGTGATCTTGCCGCTGGCGGACGGGATGTAGCCGACATGGGCGAACCCCACGAAGGGGACCAGGTGGTGCTCACAGGAACTGAGCACCTCGATGTCCTTGACCAGCACCATCTCGTCGTGGCCGAGGTCGAAGGTGGTGGTCAGGACGTCTTCGGGCTCCTGCCAGAGACCGGCGAATATCTCGCGGTACGCACGTGCGACCCGGGCCGGGGTCTCCCGCAGGCCCTCCCGGTCGGGGTCCTCACCGACGGCGATGAGGAGCTCCCGGATGGCGTCCTGGGCCCGCTTCTCGTCGAACTTTCCGATGGTGCCCTCGCCGTCCAGCGTCACCGGATCGGTCATGTGTGCCTCGTTTCTCGCGCCAGTGCAGCAGAAAGCCGCGCCCCCTGCAGGGTAGAACCCTGGGGGCGCGGCTCCGCATTCCGGGCGGGTCAGGACTCCTTGCGGGGGTCCTCCAGGAGCTCGACGGAGTCGGTCGGGCCGATCTCCTTGCCCTTCTCCAGCACCGGGTGCTCGCCGTTGGCGGACACGGCGGCCGGCACGGAGACCGGGGGCCGGGTCGACGGCGTGCGGCGGGTGGATCCGGTCCACGCCGGGCGGGCCGGGCGCTTCACGATGGGGGCGAAGACCTCGGCGATCTCCTCCTTGTTGAGCGTCTCCTTCTCCAGCAGCGCCAGCACGAGGTTGTCCAGGACGTCCCGGTTCTCGACCAGGATCTCCCAGGCCTCGTTGTGCGCCGTCTCGATCAGCTTCTTGACCTCCTCGTCCACCAGCCCGGCGACCTCCTCGGAGTAGTCGCGCTGGTGGGCCATCTCCTTGCCCAGGAAGGGCTCGGAGTTGTCGGAGCCGAACTTGATCGCGCCGAGCCGCTCGGTCATGCCGTACTGCGTGACCATCGCGCGGGCGGTCGCGGTCGCCTTCTCGATGTCGTTGGCCGCGCCCGTGGTCGGGTCGTGGAAGACGAGTTCCTCGGCCGCGCGCCCGCCCAGCATGTACGCCAGCTGGTCGAGCATCTCATTGCGCGTGGTCGAGTACTTGTCCTCGTCCGGCAGGACCATGGTGTAGCCCAGGGCACGGCCTCTGGAGAGGATCGTGATCTTGTGGACGGGGTCGGAGTTGGGTGAGGCCGCCGCGACCAGGGCGTGTCCGCCCTCGTGGTACGCGGTGATCTTCTTCTCCTTGTCGCTCATGATCCGGGTCCGCTTCTGCGGTCCGGCCACGACGCGGTCGATCGCCTCGTCCAGGAAGTGGTTGTCGATCAGCTTCCGGTCGCTGCGGGCGGTGAGCAGCGCGGCCTCGTTGAGGACGTTGCTCAGGTCCGCACCGGTGAAGCCGGGCGTACGGCGGGCCACGGCGCCGAGGTCGACGTCCGGGGCGACCGGCTTGCCCTTCTGGTGCACCTTGAGGATCTCCAGCCGGCCCTGCATGTCCGGGCGGTCCACGGCGACCTGGCGGTCGAAGCGGCCGGGGCGCAGCAGCGCCGGGTCCAGGATGTCCGGCCGGTTGGTGGCGGCGATCAAAATGACGCCGCCCTTGACGTCGAAGCCGTCCATCTCGACGAGCAGCTGGTTCAGAGTCTGCTCGCGCTCGTCGTGGCCGCCGCCCATGCCGGCGCCGCGGTGGCGGCCGACGGCGTCGATCTCGTCGACGAAGACGATGGCCGGGGCGTTCTGCTTGGCCTGCTCGAACAAATCGCGGACCCGGGAGGCGCCGACGCCGACGAACATCTCGACGAAGTCGGAACCGGAGATCGAGTAGAACGGTACGCCGGCCTCGCCGGCCACGGCGCGCGCCAGCAGCGTCTTACCGGTGCCGGGCGGGCCGTACAGCAGGACGCCCTTCGGGATCTTGGCACCGACCGCCTGGAACTTGGCGGGCTCCTGGAGGAACTCCTTGATCTCCTGGAGCTCCTCGCACGCCTCGTCCGCGCCCGCGACGTCCACGAAGGTCGTCTTGGGTGTGTCCTTGGTGATCAGCTTCGCCTTCGACTTCCCGAACTGCATCACCCGGGAGCCGCCGCCCTGCATCTGGTTCATCAGGAACAGGAAGACGACGATGATCAGCAGGAACGGCAGCACCGACAGCAGGAACCCGACGAACATGTTCTGCTCGGTCGGCGCGACGGTGTAGCCGTCCCGCAGGTCGCCGCTCTGGTACTGCGCCTGGAGCTGCTTCTGCAGGTCGACGCCCTGGTCGTCGATGTAGCTGGCCTTG encodes the following:
- the ftsH gene encoding ATP-dependent zinc metalloprotease FtsH, whose protein sequence is MDVKRYFRGPVMWIVLAVLAVVVLMQFVSSSGGYKTVDTGQIVKAISDQRVASAEITTGDEQIVKIDLKGDQKIEGANKVKASYIDDQGVDLQKQLQAQYQSGDLRDGYTVAPTEQNMFVGFLLSVLPFLLIIVVFLFLMNQMQGGGSRVMQFGKSKAKLITKDTPKTTFVDVAGADEACEELQEIKEFLQEPAKFQAVGAKIPKGVLLYGPPGTGKTLLARAVAGEAGVPFYSISGSDFVEMFVGVGASRVRDLFEQAKQNAPAIVFVDEIDAVGRHRGAGMGGGHDEREQTLNQLLVEMDGFDVKGGVILIAATNRPDILDPALLRPGRFDRQVAVDRPDMQGRLEILKVHQKGKPVAPDVDLGAVARRTPGFTGADLSNVLNEAALLTARSDRKLIDNHFLDEAIDRVVAGPQKRTRIMSDKEKKITAYHEGGHALVAAASPNSDPVHKITILSRGRALGYTMVLPDEDKYSTTRNEMLDQLAYMLGGRAAEELVFHDPTTGAANDIEKATATARAMVTQYGMTERLGAIKFGSDNSEPFLGKEMAHQRDYSEEVAGLVDEEVKKLIETAHNEAWEILVENRDVLDNLVLALLEKETLNKEEIAEVFAPIVKRPARPAWTGSTRRTPSTRPPVSVPAAVSANGEHPVLEKGKEIGPTDSVELLEDPRKES
- the folE gene encoding GTP cyclohydrolase I FolE codes for the protein MTDPVTLDGEGTIGKFDEKRAQDAIRELLIAVGEDPDREGLRETPARVARAYREIFAGLWQEPEDVLTTTFDLGHDEMVLVKDIEVLSSCEHHLVPFVGFAHVGYIPSASGKITGLSKLARLVDVYARRPQVQERLTTQVADSLMEILEPRGVIVVIECEHMCMTMRGVRKPGAKTLTSAVRGQLRDPATRSEAMSLIMAR